The proteins below are encoded in one region of Fibrella aestuarina BUZ 2:
- a CDS encoding ABC transporter permease yields MNLRIAAQIAQTHLLAKKRQTLIAMLGVTFGIAMFITMISFMQGVNQFLEDSALDASPHIRLYNEVNTQRPSLIDQLRPGGFNVTHHQKPKNELARIKNGLTIANRIERQSGVLGVSPQVATQAFYNNGPIQLSGTISGVDIAREDRLYGLKSRLKSGSVNALRSNPDGLIMGTTLARKLNVVTGDKVTVTTPTGTTRVLRVVGTFGFGIGTIDNTKSYANLPTVQELLGKDPSYITDIHVKMLDPMQAIPLGRRLQTQYGYHAEDWATANAAILAGEKIRNMLTYVVSITLLVVAGFGIYNIMNMTVVNKIKDIAILKATGFEGHDIVAIFLLQALFIGLSGGLLGLGIGFCLSYLLSITPFDAGDFLSMKTFPVIFEPKYYINGLLFGIITTVLAGYFPSRKAAKVDPVAILRG; encoded by the coding sequence ATGAATCTTCGCATTGCTGCTCAAATCGCCCAAACGCATCTGCTGGCCAAAAAACGGCAGACGCTCATCGCCATGCTGGGCGTGACGTTTGGCATTGCCATGTTCATCACCATGATTTCGTTCATGCAGGGCGTCAACCAGTTTCTGGAAGACTCGGCCCTCGACGCCAGCCCGCACATTCGGCTATACAACGAAGTCAATACCCAGCGACCCAGCCTGATCGATCAGCTGCGCCCCGGTGGCTTCAACGTCACCCACCACCAGAAACCAAAAAACGAACTGGCACGCATCAAAAACGGGCTGACCATCGCCAACCGCATCGAGCGCCAAAGCGGGGTGCTGGGTGTTTCGCCGCAGGTGGCGACGCAGGCCTTCTACAACAATGGCCCCATCCAGCTATCGGGCACGATTTCGGGCGTCGACATTGCGCGCGAAGACCGGCTGTATGGCCTGAAAAGCCGACTGAAATCGGGGAGCGTCAACGCCCTGCGCAGTAACCCCGACGGGCTGATTATGGGCACCACGCTGGCCCGCAAGCTGAATGTCGTGACCGGCGATAAGGTGACCGTGACAACGCCTACCGGCACCACGCGGGTGTTGCGGGTGGTGGGTACGTTCGGCTTTGGCATTGGTACCATCGACAACACGAAAAGCTACGCCAACCTGCCCACTGTGCAGGAACTGCTCGGCAAAGATCCCAGCTACATCACCGATATCCACGTGAAGATGCTCGATCCCATGCAGGCCATTCCGCTCGGTCGGCGGCTGCAAACGCAGTATGGGTATCACGCCGAAGACTGGGCTACAGCCAACGCCGCCATTCTGGCGGGCGAAAAAATCAGGAACATGCTCACCTACGTGGTGTCGATCACCCTGCTGGTGGTGGCGGGTTTCGGCATCTACAACATCATGAACATGACCGTCGTCAACAAAATCAAAGACATTGCGATTCTAAAGGCGACCGGCTTCGAGGGACACGATATTGTGGCTATTTTTCTGCTTCAGGCCCTGTTTATTGGGCTGTCGGGCGGGCTGCTGGGGCTGGGTATCGGCTTTTGCCTCAGCTACCTGCTGTCGATTACGCCGTTCGACGCGGGCGATTTTCTAAGCATGAAAACGTTCCCGGTTATTTTCGAGCCGAAGTACTACATCAACGGCCTGCTGTTTGGTATCATCACCACCGTGCTGGCAGGTTATTTCCCCTCCCGCAAAGCCGCCAAAGTAGACCCGGTGGCAATTCTCCGCGGATAG
- a CDS encoding four helix bundle protein — protein sequence MKKEQRDPLREKTMNMAIRVVNLARYLKETKAEHVLSKQVLRAGTNPGAMVCEAANAETGQDFVHKLGVAQKETAETLYWLELLFRTSYLSASEYESIRSDAEEVMRLLRSSILTKKKRMATGKP from the coding sequence ATGAAAAAGGAACAGCGTGATCCACTCCGAGAGAAGACAATGAACATGGCTATCCGTGTTGTCAATTTAGCTCGGTATCTCAAAGAGACAAAGGCTGAACATGTGCTGAGTAAGCAAGTGTTGCGAGCTGGTACGAATCCGGGGGCGATGGTTTGTGAAGCAGCCAACGCTGAGACCGGACAGGATTTTGTGCATAAGCTAGGGGTTGCGCAAAAAGAAACAGCCGAAACGTTGTATTGGCTCGAACTCTTGTTTCGGACGAGCTACCTGTCAGCAAGTGAGTATGAGTCGATTCGCAGTGATGCGGAAGAGGTGATGCGGTTGCTCCGAAGCTCTATACTTACCAAAAAGAAGCGTATGGCTACAGGAAAGCCGTGA
- a CDS encoding ABC transporter ATP-binding protein translates to MVLSARHLNKYFYDPEKFRVLNDITFDIQQGEFVSIVGKSGCGKSTLLYLLSTMDTDYEGQIELAGTLLTGRSQDFLAHFRNEHLGFVFQFHFLLPEFTALQNVMLPALKLGKYTAGEIEERAMQKLRLVGMADYARKPTSKLSGGQQQRVAIARAMVNDPTIIMGDEPTGNLDKANTNNVFGIFRDLAAQGQTIIAVTHDPDFAAGTDRIIEMSDGQIVKA, encoded by the coding sequence ATGGTTCTCTCGGCCCGGCATCTGAATAAGTACTTCTATGATCCCGAGAAGTTTCGGGTGTTGAACGACATTACGTTTGATATACAACAGGGTGAGTTTGTCTCGATCGTAGGCAAATCGGGTTGTGGCAAATCGACGCTGCTGTACCTGCTCTCAACGATGGATACCGACTACGAGGGGCAGATTGAATTGGCCGGTACGTTGCTGACCGGCCGTAGCCAGGATTTTCTGGCGCATTTCCGGAACGAACACCTGGGCTTCGTGTTTCAATTTCATTTTCTACTACCCGAATTCACCGCCCTGCAAAACGTGATGCTGCCCGCCCTGAAACTGGGCAAATACACGGCAGGTGAGATCGAAGAACGGGCTATGCAGAAACTCCGGCTGGTGGGCATGGCTGATTACGCCCGTAAACCAACCAGCAAGCTATCGGGTGGGCAGCAGCAGCGGGTGGCTATTGCCCGCGCGATGGTCAACGACCCTACCATCATCATGGGCGACGAACCCACCGGTAACCTGGACAAGGCTAATACGAATAATGTATTCGGTATTTTTCGTGATCTGGCCGCCCAGGGGCAGACCATCATTGCCGTTACGCACGACCCCGACTTTGCGGCCGGCACAGACCGGATTATCGAGATGTCAGACGGGCAGATTGTAAAAGCATAG
- the mnmE gene encoding tRNA uridine-5-carboxymethylaminomethyl(34) synthesis GTPase MnmE, which yields MHQLEPIAALATAPGIGAIAVVRVSGDGAIDLTARLFRGKDLTQQPSHTAHFGTFRTAAGLLIDEVLVTVFRSPSSFTKEDVVEISCHGSEYIIRQILTELTQAGARLAKPGEFTQRAFLNGQFDLVQAEAVADVIAADSAASHRAALSQLRGGFSKQLKDLRQQLIDFVALVELELDFGEEDVEFAKRDQLRQLMQAIRAVVQPLIESFSAGNVIKNGVPTVIVGKPNAGKSTLLNALLNEEKAIVSDIPGTTRDVIEDELFIDGIRFRLIDTAGLRDTTDTIEAIGVERTRQQIEKAALVVYLFDGSTTTPDELQDMVAELNRSGKPYVLVGNKADATSDANRQALSDNQPVLWISAKDAQIDALKVALSAQARGNTAMQTGSAVVTNARHLQHLLATDEAIARALSALDAGTSADWLAMDLRVALRELGELTGEVTTDDLLDSIFSRFCIGK from the coding sequence ATCCACCAACTCGAACCTATTGCGGCGCTGGCTACGGCCCCCGGCATTGGGGCTATCGCCGTCGTGCGCGTGTCGGGCGACGGCGCTATTGACCTGACGGCCCGGCTGTTTCGGGGCAAAGACCTCACGCAGCAACCAAGCCATACGGCCCATTTCGGCACGTTTCGTACGGCAGCCGGCCTACTGATCGACGAAGTGCTCGTCACGGTGTTCCGCAGCCCAAGTTCCTTTACCAAAGAAGATGTGGTCGAGATTTCGTGCCACGGCTCGGAATACATCATCCGGCAGATCCTGACCGAGCTCACGCAGGCGGGCGCCCGGCTGGCCAAACCCGGCGAGTTTACCCAACGCGCCTTCCTGAATGGGCAGTTCGACCTGGTGCAGGCCGAAGCCGTAGCCGACGTGATTGCGGCCGACTCGGCGGCGAGCCATCGGGCGGCGCTGAGTCAGCTACGGGGTGGTTTTTCAAAGCAGTTGAAAGACCTGCGCCAGCAACTGATCGACTTTGTAGCGCTGGTTGAGCTGGAACTGGATTTCGGCGAAGAAGACGTCGAGTTTGCCAAGCGCGATCAGCTCCGGCAACTGATGCAGGCTATCCGGGCAGTTGTTCAGCCGCTGATCGAGTCGTTCTCGGCGGGTAACGTCATCAAGAACGGCGTTCCGACGGTGATCGTCGGCAAACCCAACGCGGGCAAATCGACGCTGCTCAACGCGTTGTTGAACGAAGAAAAGGCGATTGTTTCCGACATTCCCGGCACCACCCGCGACGTCATCGAGGACGAACTTTTCATCGACGGCATCCGGTTCCGGCTGATCGACACGGCGGGCCTCCGCGACACCACCGATACGATCGAAGCAATTGGCGTGGAACGTACCCGGCAGCAGATCGAGAAAGCCGCGCTGGTCGTCTACCTGTTCGATGGTAGCACCACCACACCCGATGAATTACAGGACATGGTAGCCGAGCTGAACAGGTCGGGCAAACCGTATGTGCTGGTTGGCAACAAAGCCGACGCAACGTCGGATGCCAACCGGCAGGCGTTGAGCGACAATCAGCCTGTTTTGTGGATATCGGCCAAAGATGCACAGATCGACGCGCTGAAAGTGGCTCTATCGGCACAGGCACGGGGCAATACCGCCATGCAGACGGGTAGCGCGGTCGTGACGAACGCACGTCATTTGCAGCACTTGCTGGCCACCGATGAAGCCATTGCCCGCGCCCTGAGCGCACTCGACGCAGGTACGTCGGCCGATTGGCTGGCGATGGATCTGCGCGTGGCCCTGCGCGAGTTGGGCGAGCTCACCGGCGAAGTGACTACCGACGATCTGCTCGACTCAATTTTCAGCCGGTTTTGCATTGGCAAGTAG
- a CDS encoding oxygenase MpaB family protein, translated as MIAIKPTRVFTDAQLANARLQGDPPADAVIAAVAAQGHHPAVGQLMRWLANTDTVDTADQPEAVRQFFVDYAHLPAWADGKRMQRGMAFFQRHAGAIGLALGTLSLPYTYLGANGIQLLWLTERIKTDTPRRLQETGEWVFAVNEPKNWLRPSTHNAPPKAVAYTLKIRLIHAAARWYAYQANTNGVPRWNEAWGVPVCQEDMVGTMGAFSYIVLRGLRKMGVPMTEADEEDYLHHINVIGFINGVSDELLPRNLREAFHLDKLIARRQFAASEAGRGLTKALLDAIATISGNPSTRNLAAAQMRFFLGSDHADALGIPNVPVEESLVGVVNRLPIFPKLIPKTV; from the coding sequence ATGATCGCCATCAAACCGACCCGCGTTTTTACGGATGCCCAACTGGCTAATGCCCGGTTGCAGGGCGACCCACCCGCCGATGCCGTTATTGCCGCCGTAGCCGCGCAGGGGCACCACCCGGCCGTGGGGCAGTTGATGCGCTGGCTGGCTAATACTGATACCGTTGACACAGCTGATCAACCCGAGGCCGTGCGGCAATTTTTTGTCGATTACGCACACCTGCCCGCTTGGGCCGACGGGAAGCGCATGCAGCGGGGCATGGCGTTTTTTCAGCGACATGCCGGTGCCATTGGCCTTGCGCTGGGTACGTTGTCGCTACCCTACACGTACCTGGGTGCCAACGGCATTCAGTTGCTCTGGCTCACCGAACGCATCAAGACCGACACACCGCGCCGCCTTCAGGAAACGGGCGAGTGGGTTTTTGCGGTCAATGAACCCAAAAACTGGCTGCGCCCTTCAACCCACAATGCGCCCCCCAAAGCCGTGGCCTACACCCTGAAAATCAGACTAATCCACGCCGCTGCCCGCTGGTACGCCTATCAGGCTAATACCAACGGCGTGCCGCGCTGGAACGAGGCCTGGGGCGTACCGGTCTGCCAGGAAGACATGGTCGGCACGATGGGCGCCTTCAGCTACATCGTGCTGCGGGGGCTGCGCAAAATGGGCGTACCCATGACCGAGGCCGACGAGGAAGATTATTTGCACCACATCAACGTAATCGGCTTTATCAACGGGGTATCTGACGAACTCCTCCCCCGCAACTTGCGCGAGGCCTTTCACCTCGACAAGCTCATTGCGCGGCGGCAGTTTGCCGCCTCAGAGGCGGGGCGGGGCCTGACCAAAGCGCTGCTCGATGCCATCGCAACAATCAGCGGTAACCCGTCGACGCGGAACCTCGCGGCCGCTCAAATGCGTTTTTTCCTCGGCTCCGATCATGCCGACGCGCTGGGCATCCCCAACGTACCGGTCGAAGAGTCGCTGGTGGGAGTGGTCAACCGACTTCCTATCTTCCCCAAACTGATACCAAAAACAGTGTGA
- a CDS encoding MBL fold metallo-hydrolase — MRITLLGTGTSSGVPLIGCQCPVCRSVDFRDKRLRTSVHIAVAGKSFVIDTGPDFRQQVLRLGLLTLDAVLFTHEHKDHTAGLDEVRAYNFRSGQDMPIYARESVLQQLEREFAYIFAEFRYPGVPRITTHVIRNEPFEVQGVPILPIEVMHHKLPVFGFRIGDFTYLTDLNYISDSELEKVRGTRVLMLDALRLEPHLSHFTLAEALALVERIQPERTYLTHISHQMGLHREVNQTLPEGVRLGYDGLQINL, encoded by the coding sequence ATGCGCATCACCCTCCTCGGCACGGGCACGTCATCGGGTGTTCCGCTGATCGGCTGTCAGTGTCCCGTGTGTCGGTCGGTCGACTTTCGCGACAAACGACTCCGCACGTCGGTTCATATTGCCGTAGCAGGGAAAAGCTTCGTGATCGATACCGGGCCTGATTTTCGGCAGCAGGTGCTGCGCCTGGGCCTGCTGACCCTCGACGCCGTTCTTTTCACGCACGAACACAAAGACCACACCGCCGGTCTCGACGAGGTGCGGGCCTACAACTTCCGGTCGGGGCAGGATATGCCCATCTATGCCCGGGAGAGTGTGTTGCAGCAGCTGGAGCGCGAGTTTGCCTACATCTTTGCCGAATTCAGGTATCCCGGCGTTCCCCGCATCACTACCCACGTGATCCGCAATGAGCCGTTCGAGGTGCAGGGTGTCCCGATTCTACCCATCGAGGTGATGCACCACAAACTGCCGGTTTTCGGTTTCCGCATCGGCGATTTTACGTACCTGACTGACCTTAATTACATCAGCGACAGCGAGCTGGAGAAAGTGCGCGGCACTCGGGTGCTGATGCTCGACGCCCTTCGGCTCGAACCACACCTGTCGCATTTCACGCTGGCCGAGGCGCTGGCTCTGGTGGAACGGATACAGCCCGAACGAACGTACCTGACACACATCAGCCATCAGATGGGCCTGCACCGCGAGGTCAACCAGACCCTCCCCGAGGGCGTGCGGCTCGGCTACGATGGCCTGCAAATCAACCTGTAG
- a CDS encoding response regulator produces the protein MASSKRVLIAEDSSVIQNLARKILEFQNYDITAVKNGEQVMQILDKEDFSILLLDINMPVMDGMECVRQVRALSDQTKANIPVVAITGNARNYTEEEFKAAGFNDVLVKPLNFDRLVEVVNHLTDK, from the coding sequence ATGGCATCCTCGAAGCGCGTCCTGATCGCCGAAGACAGTTCCGTTATTCAAAACCTGGCCCGCAAAATTCTGGAGTTTCAGAACTACGACATCACGGCGGTAAAGAATGGGGAGCAGGTCATGCAAATTCTTGACAAAGAGGACTTCTCGATTCTGCTGCTCGACATCAACATGCCCGTTATGGATGGCATGGAGTGCGTTCGGCAGGTACGTGCCCTTAGCGACCAAACGAAGGCGAATATCCCCGTTGTCGCCATCACTGGCAACGCCCGCAACTACACCGAGGAAGAGTTCAAGGCAGCCGGTTTCAACGATGTGCTGGTGAAACCGCTCAATTTTGACCGCCTTGTTGAAGTCGTCAACCACCTAACTGATAAATAA
- a CDS encoding WapI family immunity protein: MKLTGPQGNFELNILDYEYSDSADFLDRNWLIVSLVTKEGEQQSTRTLTFLSTWELEMLHDWMQSVIDNAELAPKLTFIEPTLSFCNLSDGKEHYVFRIRMSDNATPAWHDDDTRPYWLPVTPNKDELRQAIGDLARQLDKFPVRA, translated from the coding sequence ATGAAACTAACTGGGCCTCAGGGTAATTTTGAACTGAATATACTCGACTATGAGTATAGTGATTCGGCTGATTTTCTGGATCGTAATTGGTTAATCGTCAGTTTGGTAACAAAGGAGGGCGAGCAGCAATCGACCCGTACGCTAACGTTTCTGTCGACCTGGGAATTGGAAATGCTCCACGACTGGATGCAATCGGTGATCGACAACGCCGAACTGGCTCCCAAGTTGACCTTCATTGAACCTACGCTAAGTTTTTGCAATCTGTCGGACGGGAAGGAACATTACGTGTTCCGCATTCGCATGAGCGACAACGCCACCCCTGCCTGGCACGACGACGATACCCGGCCCTATTGGCTTCCCGTGACGCCCAACAAAGACGAACTGCGGCAGGCCATCGGCGATCTGGCCCGTCAGCTCGACAAGTTTCCCGTGCGGGCCTGA